The following proteins are encoded in a genomic region of Sulfurovum indicum:
- the rpiB gene encoding ribose 5-phosphate isomerase B — protein MKFYIATDHAGYAIKAYVKEVVTDLGHEIIDLGPDSADRVDYPDYAKKCAQAVLEDKGSFGILICGTGIGISISANKVPGIRAALCHDHYTAKFTRLHNDANILCFGERVVGKGVIADMIEAFANTEFEGGRHAERVAKIEGCAFGGDLG, from the coding sequence ATGAAATTCTACATTGCTACTGACCATGCAGGATATGCCATTAAAGCTTATGTCAAGGAGGTTGTCACCGATCTTGGACATGAGATCATTGACCTGGGCCCCGACAGTGCTGACAGGGTCGACTACCCTGACTATGCCAAAAAATGTGCCCAAGCTGTACTCGAAGACAAAGGAAGCTTCGGCATCCTCATCTGCGGCACAGGTATAGGCATAAGTATCTCTGCGAACAAAGTGCCGGGTATCCGTGCAGCACTCTGTCATGACCACTACACTGCAAAATTCACACGCCTGCACAATGATGCGAACATTCTCTGTTTTGGAGAACGTGTCGTAGGCAAAGGAGTCATTGCAGATATGATAGAAGCTTTTGCCAACACAGAATTCGAGGGCGGCCGCCATGCAGAACGTGTTGCGAAGATCGAAGGTTGTGCATTCGGCGGAGACCTGGGATAG
- a CDS encoding site-2 protease family protein translates to MSEADIIKLAATIAALVVAIVGHEIMHGWVAYKYGDNTAKSQGRLSINPLIHVDPIGTLLVPAVLYFSGAPFIFGWAKPVPINIGTVIRNGGTNAAVAVSLAGITYNFVLAALCAVVLPLLLHPQSLPEAFIALFVYQTFIINILLGVFNLWPIPPLDGAQAVRYLAAGWNMKGVVAFYDKIYPYGMFILIAVLFTPLSALLFAPVGWIAKLLLN, encoded by the coding sequence ATGAGTGAAGCAGATATCATCAAACTTGCAGCAACAATTGCTGCACTGGTCGTTGCTATTGTCGGACATGAGATCATGCACGGATGGGTTGCCTACAAATATGGTGACAACACTGCAAAATCACAGGGACGTCTGAGCATCAACCCTCTTATCCATGTCGATCCTATAGGTACGCTTCTTGTTCCTGCTGTACTCTACTTCAGCGGCGCCCCTTTTATCTTCGGATGGGCAAAACCTGTACCGATCAATATAGGGACAGTCATCCGTAACGGAGGAACCAATGCAGCTGTAGCCGTCTCTCTTGCCGGGATCACCTATAACTTTGTCCTGGCTGCCCTCTGTGCTGTCGTTTTGCCTTTACTTCTGCATCCGCAGTCACTGCCTGAAGCATTCATTGCGCTCTTTGTCTATCAGACTTTCATCATCAATATTCTGCTGGGAGTATTCAACCTCTGGCCTATCCCGCCACTTGACGGTGCGCAGGCTGTTCGCTACCTTGCAGCAGGATGGAATATGAAAGGTGTTGTCGCTTTTTATGATAAAATATATCCTTACGGTATGTTTATTCTGATCGCAGTCTTATTTACTCCACTCTCAGCCCTTCTGTTTGCACCGGTAGGCTGGATCGCAAAACTCTTACTCAATTAA